In Treponema primitia ZAS-2, a genomic segment contains:
- a CDS encoding MATE family efflux transporter encodes MAEKWNNRAIFRLLWPLIIEQILAVTMGAADTVMVSSVGEFAVSGVNIVDNINNLLIIVFTALCTGGSVVVSQYIGRRDSQNAGSAAKQLVYIVTAASLVVMVIGMIWRRQIITLLYGKVAEDVLNAAAVYFLITALSYPALAVYNANAALFRAMGNSRVTMRIALLVNILNVGGNAFFIFGLRIGVVGAALSTLISRIVAAGVTTVLLVRNRQGAVSLAGLLKIRFIPPMIRIILNVGIPSGLENSMFQLGRLLTQRIFTSFGTSAMAGNAIAGVVNSFSLMPGMAFGLSLITIVGQCIGAGDYVSAKRNTAKIMKLSYITLFIISGTIYIFMENMVSLFNLSPEAHELAKTFLRVHCISMAIGWPMSFGLPNALRAAGDARFVMIVAVISMWTVRVSAAYLLSYTFGIGPLGVWLAMGGDFIVRGSFYLTRWVRGTWEKKTVIEG; translated from the coding sequence ATGGCTGAAAAGTGGAACAACCGGGCGATTTTCCGCCTCCTGTGGCCCCTTATTATAGAACAGATCCTCGCCGTTACCATGGGGGCGGCGGATACGGTAATGGTAAGTTCCGTGGGGGAATTTGCGGTTTCCGGGGTTAATATCGTTGATAATATCAATAATCTGCTGATTATCGTCTTTACCGCCCTTTGTACCGGGGGCTCGGTGGTGGTCAGCCAGTACATAGGCCGCCGGGACAGCCAAAACGCTGGCTCCGCGGCGAAACAGCTTGTCTATATTGTTACCGCAGCCTCCCTGGTGGTCATGGTAATAGGCATGATTTGGCGGCGGCAGATTATCACACTCCTCTACGGCAAGGTTGCGGAGGATGTGCTGAATGCGGCGGCGGTTTATTTTCTGATAACCGCCCTCTCCTATCCTGCCCTGGCGGTGTATAACGCCAACGCCGCCCTGTTCCGGGCTATGGGGAACAGCCGGGTAACCATGCGTATCGCCCTGCTGGTGAATATTCTGAATGTGGGGGGGAATGCCTTTTTTATCTTCGGCCTCCGTATCGGAGTCGTCGGGGCGGCCCTGTCCACTCTGATAAGCAGGATCGTTGCCGCTGGGGTTACCACAGTTTTGCTCGTCAGAAACCGGCAGGGCGCGGTCTCCCTGGCGGGGCTGCTTAAAATCCGGTTTATCCCTCCCATGATCCGTATCATTCTGAATGTGGGTATCCCCAGCGGCTTGGAAAATTCCATGTTCCAGCTCGGCAGGCTCCTTACCCAGCGGATCTTTACCAGCTTCGGCACCTCCGCCATGGCGGGGAATGCCATAGCCGGGGTGGTCAACTCCTTTTCGCTTATGCCCGGCATGGCCTTTGGTTTGTCCCTTATTACTATTGTTGGGCAATGTATCGGTGCCGGTGATTATGTATCCGCCAAACGGAATACTGCAAAAATAATGAAGCTCTCCTACATCACCCTTTTTATCATTAGCGGGACTATCTATATCTTCATGGAAAACATGGTGAGCCTATTTAATTTGAGCCCGGAGGCCCACGAATTGGCAAAAACATTCCTGCGAGTGCACTGTATTTCCATGGCCATAGGCTGGCCCATGAGTTTCGGCCTGCCCAACGCGCTGCGGGCTGCCGGGGATGCCCGGTTTGTGATGATCGTGGCGGTCATTTCCATGTGGACCGTCCGGGTCAGCGCCGCCTACCTCCTGTCCTATACCTTTGGTATAGGGCCCTTGGGGGTGTGGCTCGCCATGGGGGGCGACTTTATCGTCCGGGGCAGTTTTTATCTGACCCGCTGGGTTCGGGGTACCTGGGAGAAAAAGACGGTTATTGAAGGATAG
- a CDS encoding DUF2325 domain-containing protein: MNVVIIGGNECMECRYKCICKEYSCKAKVFTKLEGHLLERIGNPDLIVLFTNPVAHDMAWAARTKAAQANIPLVQSHCGSGTALKNILKNQIGSGA, from the coding sequence ATGAATGTAGTAATAATTGGCGGAAACGAGTGCATGGAATGTCGATATAAATGTATATGTAAAGAATATAGCTGCAAAGCAAAGGTTTTTACAAAACTTGAAGGCCACTTACTTGAGCGTATTGGGAATCCGGACTTAATTGTCCTTTTTACCAATCCGGTTGCCCATGATATGGCCTGGGCTGCAAGAACCAAGGCAGCCCAAGCCAATATTCCCCTGGTACAGTCCCACTGCGGGAGCGGTACTGCGCTGAAGAATATTTTGAAAAATCAAATAGGATCCGGCGCATAG